Genomic segment of Paenibacillus sp. FSL R5-0912:
CTGATGAATGCAAGCTTTATTCATACGCACCAGATCATGGACTTGTATTCATCTTTCGGGGTCCCCGCAAAGCACCGGACTAATCGCTAAAGCTCGCCCCACTTTGTGGGGTTAATTTATGTACATGAAGATGTCTCTGCAAGGCCACAATATAACCGCTCCACCACTCTACAGAAGGAGGCTTCATACTATGGGCGAGAAAACAGAGTACGAAAAGGGCGATAAAGCCCCAAATCCGGGGGTTTATACAGAAGTAGGCGAAGCGCGCAGCTTCCATACCGAGATCCAGAATCCTAAGCGGATTGAAATGGAGAAGGGAGACACGTTTCCTGAGACCTCCAACCAGAACCGCAAGTGGAAAAAAGTCGAGAAAGCACGCGTGCATTAATTAATCAATTGCATGTATAAAACCTGTCTGGCTGCACATACTATACTCAGGCAGTACAAAAGAGAGGTGTGGTTCCGTTGAACGTCGTAGACGAACACAATCACAGGGATTCTGAATCAGCAACTATTGTAACCCGGGGAGAGTAAAGGCCGCTCCTAAAAAAAGCAGCCTGGCACAACCTGTTTCACTTTAGCGGCTACAGACAGAGATTTCCGAACATCATTGATGTGCTGCCTCTTGAAGAGAGACCTGCAAAGGTCTCTCTTTTTGTATGTCTTCATGCAGAAATAAAAAAACCTTCGTCACCTGAACGAAGGAATAG
This window contains:
- a CDS encoding YjzC family protein, which encodes MGEKTEYEKGDKAPNPGVYTEVGEARSFHTEIQNPKRIEMEKGDTFPETSNQNRKWKKVEKARVH